TTCTTTACAAATACCTTTTATTGTATTGAGGAATCTTCCCTCTATGTCTAGTCTTCTGAGAGACtttatcatgaaaaggtgttcaattttgtcaaatgtgtttTCTACATcaactgagatgatcatgtagggCTTTTTCCCCCTCACCCTATTAGTGTGATGTATTGATTTTCTCACGTTCACTCACCCTTGAATTTCTGATATAAACCCCACCTGGTTATAGTGAATCATTCTTTCAATAGGTTGTTAAATTTGActtgctaatatttcatttaagtcttctgcatctatattcataagggatactggtctgaaattttctttcatgTGATGTCTTCATCTGGCTTTGGTTTCATGGTACTACTGGCCCCACAGAATGAGTTATGAATGtttccctctttaattttttggaaaaagcTTGAGGAttggttttaattctttaaatgtgtttggtagaattcagtaAAGCTATCTGGCTTAGGATTTTTCCTTGTTGGGAGTTTTAATTAGTGACTTAATTTCTTGTTATCATCCTATTGAGATTTTCTActtaggaatttgtccatttcttctatgttatctAATTTGTAAGTGTACAGTTATTCAGTGTTCTCTTATAATCCTTCCTGTCTCTGTAAGTTTGGTAGTAATgtccccattttcatttctgactttagttatttgcatcttctctttttcttagtcagtctagctaaaggtttgtcaattttgttgaacTCTTCAAATAATCAatttttggtttcactgatttttctctattgttttctatCCTCTGTTTCATTTATCACTGCTCtaatctttactatttccttccttctgctagctttgggtttaacttgtttttcttttctagtttcttatggTGTAAGGTTAGGTTATTGATTCAAGagtttcctttttaatgtaagcatttgcAACTATAATTTTCCCTCTGAGTGATTCCACTATATGCCATTAAGTTTTGGAATGGTGGTTTTTTTCACtcatctcaaggtattttctaatttctcatgTGAATACTTCTTTCAAGAAGAAAGCATGAGGAAGCTTATACATGGATTCCTTCAGACTCCACACGTCTTTTTCACTTATGATTCAGATACGTATCCTTAGTACACCACTCTAATAAATCTTAATCATGAGTAAAACTATATGCCAAGTCCTGTGAGTTCTTCTAGGGAATCTCTGAACGGGAAGGTGGTCTTGAAGATCCCTGACACAAGTTGATCCGGGAACTAGAAGGCATAaaacatgtaaagcatttagcataatTCTTGGCTCATAGTAAATTCtcaaaataagaatggaaaattcTTAAATGAGACTATTTTCTGATCTAAAGGCAGGGTAAAATAGTATCTCCCCCGCACCTCCATTTCAAGGTACTGCTGTTGACTTCTGGGGGTGAGACAGTGAGCAGGAAGTGGCTAGCATTGGAGGAGTCATCAATATCATCCAGAATTGGTACAAAGGGCAAACAAGCCTCAAGGGATAGCCAGTGCATCCGGACTAGAGAATCCCAGAGGAGAACCCTGATACAGCAACCACAGCAGGTTAACGAAACCCTTTGGTCGGTGCACAGTTGCTCAAAATTCTGTGCCGTATATGGGAATAAGAAGACATAAGATCAGTCAAGACCAGAAACCCACCTTAGCCCTGTCTATAGAACTCAACCATCCTCCTGCCCACCATGGAATGTGCAAATGAGGTGAGCAACAAAGGAGCACAAAAAATGTTGAAGTATAACAGAACGATGCTCCAGCCGGGCTTACTGAGACAAGAACTTGGGCATAAGTGGTGGCTTCGTTCAGTGCGCGCGTTGGAAACAAACGGCGGTGTAGGGAAGGAGGCAGCCTCTCTGCAGCTCCTCCCTCTACCCCCACTCCCTTACTGAGTGCTCTGCAGACGAAATGACACACAGTGCGTCGAGGAAAAGCTCCCCGTACCCACAGACAGAGGGCGCCGCCACACGAACAACTACCTACGATGCCTAGCCTACCCAAAAGAGCCATCGCGGAGGCCGCAGGGGCGGAAGTGCATTACGACTTTTCCGGACCTCGGGCCCGCGGCCGCTCTAGCAGGCCCGGAGGTCGCCTCTGCGTGTCGTTGGTCCTCCAGGACCGCCCGACCCACCATGGTGACTCCGCCCCTGCCCTCCCGCGTAGCTGCGGTGCTCGTTCTGCATAGCTAGGCTGGGAGGGCAGCTGCATGGGTCGATTCCCCCTGGGCCGGCCAGTCTCCACCTGCTGATACATCCGGCCACCCATTAGCGACCCCACTGCGCCGTACCCAGACGCAAGGGTGGCTGGACCTGCTGGCGGCGTGAGAAGGGTTCAGTGCAGCGTGATGGGTCAAAGCCGGAATCCTCATTGAGCCTACCGAACCCGCATCCTACTGGAGACTCTCACCCTTCCTCTGAGCTCTCCAACCACGCTGGCCCTAGAGTAGGTGTGCACCCCGTACCTTGGGGTGACCCTGTCACAAGCCTTAGCCACCCTCCCACATCTACCTCTGGCACCATGCACGATGACACACAACAGGCATTGACCTGGCCTTGTTATCCTCCAGGCCTCCACTTACTACCTGATCAGTGGGGcctccccatcctctttcccGCTCTGCTCTACTTTGCAGCACTTAACACAACTGTGATTATATACTTCTTTGGGCAATGGTTTAGTACCTTTTCCCCTTCCTTAGGcctccaagagggcagggacaGGGTCTATCCAATTTAAGGTTGTAGCAAAATTTCTGGCAATTAAGtgtacagtaaatatttgttgaatggatagaTGGGGCTGTTCCAAGAAAAgatggaatgagtgaatgagtgggtatgagtgaatgaataaatgaatgaaggtgaGAATGAACGTAAGATGGTGCTGCCATCCATTAAAAACTGAGGGACAAAGTTCAGCTCATTGGAGGTGGCCCACGACAGTTTCTGACCATATTCTAAGGCTGAGGAGAGTTGATGGAGCTGAGTCCTTGCTGAGCAATGAGAGAGGACTTTGTAGAGGCAGAGTGTGGATGTTTTCAGCTCCCTCCTGGGAGGAGCTGCATAGGGCAAAAGGACCTCActcaagaaagaaatgaaaagtcttACAGTTGTCTGAGGAGACAAAGTCCCTGTTTACTGGTTATTTAGGAAGTTAAAGAGTAACTTGAGGGTCATTAGAATTTGTTGAATTGAGTCTGCAGTTATGGGCCAGGCTGCTTGACTAAAGCCTTAGTAGAGTCAATATAACAGCTTTCCTCTTCTTGGGCCTGCTGGCAGGGACCTGGCCTGATATTTCACAGAAGGCCCCCAGTAAACAGTCAGCTCACCTCATCCAAGCCAGGGAAACTATCAGAAAAAGTCCCCACTACACTCTGAACCTAGATCTTTATGGTGAAATCAAGTAATTGGTTTGAAGTCCCTGTTATCTCTGACATTTCCTAATTCCAAGATTCCCAATCTGTACTTCTTGCTAGAGGAGTGTGCCAGCCGACTGGCAAGAGGCTCAGGGCCTGAAATCTGAACCTGTGCTTGAAGAGGCCTCCAACTGGGAGGTGCTGtgggtcttttaaaaaagaggagaggATGGGTGTGAAACTTAGTAAGTACCTGGTGCATTTTGGCTAACTGAGCTAGCAAATTAATGAATACATGAATTCAGGAGTAAATAAAGGAGAACAATCAATAAGTCACAGGAGTAAGAGTGGGGTCAAAGACTTGGCAGAGAAGATATTGGAGATGGTTCTGAAAAAGTCAGAACAAAGCCTGAAGCTAGTGAGTAGGCTGTAACCATAGCTCAAGTCTTCCTTCTGGCCTTCTTCCTGATCCCACCTCCTCCTCGCACATGACCAGGTCCTGGAAATTCCCTGGAAATTTTGCTTCCGGGTACTATCTTAGCAGAGTTATTTATGGTAACTTGCAGCTACAGGACGAAGTCCACATGGACAAACTTTCCCATCCCCAACTTGTCAAGTTCTCCCAAAAGCTCTCTTCTGGCAGCCAGAAAATAGTGTATCCAGAGCTCAACCTGGAAAAGCACAACCATGGTGCTCTGGGGGCCAGTGCTGGGAGCCCTGCTGGTGGCCATTGTCGGGTGCATGTGGCTGCTGGGGATGCTCCGGCAACGAAGACCCAAGGAACCCCCTCTGGATAAGGGCTCCGTTCCCTGGCTGGGCCATGCCATGGCTTTCCGGAAGAATATGTTTGAATTTCTGAAGCACATGCGGGCCAAGCACGGGGAGATATTCACAGTACAGCTAGGGGGTCAGTACTTCACCTTTGTCGTGGACCCCCTCTCCTTTGGCCCCATCCTCAAGGATGCACAGAGAAAACTAGATTTTGTGGAATATGCACAAAAATTGGTGCTAAAGGTATTTGGCTACCGCTCCGTGCAGGGAGACTACCGGATGATTCACTCAGCCAGCACCAAGCACCTCATGGGGGATGGCTTGGAGGAGCTCAACAGAGCCATGCTGGACAGCCTGTCCTTGGCTATGCTGGGGCCCACCGGCCCAAGTCCGGATGCCAGCTGCTGGCATGAGGATGGCCTCTTTCGCTTCTGCTACAATATCCTGTTCAAGGCCGGCTACCTGAGCTTGTTCGGCTACACAAAGGACAAGAAGCAGGAACTGCTCCAGGCGGAGGAGTTATTTGTGGAGTTTCGTAAATTCGATCGCCTGTTCCCCAGGTTTGTCTACTCCCTGCTGGGGCCCCGGGAGTGGCTAGAAGTGGGCCGGCTCCAGCGTCTCTTCCACAAGGCACTCTCTGTGGAACACAACCTGGAGAAATGTGGCATAAGCAGTTGGATAACCTACATGCTGCAGTTTCTGAGGGAGCAGGGAGTAGTCCCAGCCATGCAGGACAAGTTCAACTTCATGATGCTCTGGGCCTCCCAGGGTAACACGGGGCCTACCTCTTTCTGGGCCCTCCTGTTCCTCCTGAAGCACCCAGAGGCCATGCGGGCTGTAAGAGAGGAGGCCACCCAGGTCctgggggaggccaggctggaggctgggaagtccttCGACTTCAACATCAGCGCCCTGCACCAAATGCCAGTGTTGGACAGTGTGATGGAAGAGACACTGCGGCTGGGGGCTGCGCCCACCCTCCTCAGGGTGGTGAACAATGACCACATCCTGAAGATGTCCAATGGGCAGGACTACCTGCTCCGCAGTGGAGATATCCTGGCCCTCTTCCCTTATCTCTCAGTGCACATGGATCCTGACATCCACCCTGAGCCAACTACCTTCAAGTACGATCGCTTTCTCACTCCCAGTGGCAGCCGAAAAGTAGACTTCTACAAGGCAGGCAAGAAGATCCACCACTACACCATGCCATGGGGCTCGGGCGTCTCTATTTGCCCTGGCAGGTTCTTGGCCCTCAGCGAGATGAAGCTGTTTGTCCTGCTCATGGTCACACACTTTGACCTGGAGCTGGTGGACCCTGACACAACTGTCCCACCTGTGGACCCCCAGCGCTGGGGCTTTGGCACTACACAGCCCAGCCATGAGGTGCGCTTCCGCTACCGCCT
This Camelus ferus isolate YT-003-E chromosome 17, BCGSAC_Cfer_1.0, whole genome shotgun sequence DNA region includes the following protein-coding sequences:
- the LOC102524173 gene encoding 5-beta-cholestane-3-alpha,7-alpha-diol 12-alpha-hydroxylase — encoded protein: MVLWGPVLGALLVAIVGCMWLLGMLRQRRPKEPPLDKGSVPWLGHAMAFRKNMFEFLKHMRAKHGEIFTVQLGGQYFTFVVDPLSFGPILKDAQRKLDFVEYAQKLVLKVFGYRSVQGDYRMIHSASTKHLMGDGLEELNRAMLDSLSLAMLGPTGPSPDASCWHEDGLFRFCYNILFKAGYLSLFGYTKDKKQELLQAEELFVEFRKFDRLFPRFVYSLLGPREWLEVGRLQRLFHKALSVEHNLEKCGISSWITYMLQFLREQGVVPAMQDKFNFMMLWASQGNTGPTSFWALLFLLKHPEAMRAVREEATQVLGEARLEAGKSFDFNISALHQMPVLDSVMEETLRLGAAPTLLRVVNNDHILKMSNGQDYLLRSGDILALFPYLSVHMDPDIHPEPTTFKYDRFLTPSGSRKVDFYKAGKKIHHYTMPWGSGVSICPGRFLALSEMKLFVLLMVTHFDLELVDPDTTVPPVDPQRWGFGTTQPSHEVRFRYRLRPAE